In Escherichia ruysiae, a genomic segment contains:
- the nuoG gene encoding NADH-quinone oxidoreductase subunit NuoG: MATIHVDGKEYEVNGADNLLEACLSLGLDIPYFCWHPALGSVGACRQCAVKQYQNAEDTRGRLVMSCMTPASDGTFISIDDEEAKQFRESVVEWLMTNHPHDCPVCEEGGNCHLQDMTVMTGHSFRRYRFTKRTHRNQDLGPFISHEMNRCIACYRCVRYYKDYADGTDLGVYGAHDNVYFGRPEDGTLESEFSGNLVEICPTGVFTDKTHSERYNRKWDMQFAPSICQQCSIGCNISPGERYGELRRIENRYNGTVNHYFLCDRGRFGYGYVNLKDRPRQPVQRRGDDFITLNAEQAMQGAADILRQSKKVIGIGSPRASVESNFALRELVGEENFYTGIAHGEQERLQLALKVLREGGIYTPALREIESYDAVLVLGEDVTQTGARVALAVRQAVKGKAREMAAAQKVADWQIAAILNIGQRAKHPLFVTNVDDTRLDDIAAWTYRAPVEDQARLGFAIAHALDNSAPAVDGIEPELQSKIDVIVQALAGAKKPLIISGTNAGSTEVIQAAANVAKALKGRGADVGITMIARSVNSMGLGIMGGGSLEEALTELETGRADAVVVLENDLHRHASATRVNAALAKAPLVMVVDHQRTAIMKNAHLVLSAASFAESDGTVINNEGRAQRFFQVYDPSYYDSKTVMLESWRWLHSLHSTLLSREVDWTQLDHVIDAVVAKIPELAGIKDAAPDATFRIRGQKLAREPHRYSGRTAMRANISVHEPRQPQDIDTMFTFSMEGNNQPTAHRSQVPFAWAPGWNSPQAWNKFQDEVGGKLRFGDPGVRLFETSENSLDYFTSVPARFQPQEGKWRIAPYYHLFGSDELSQRAPVFQSRMPQPYIKLNPADAAKLGVNAGTRVSFSYDGNTVTLPVEIAEGLTAGQVGLPMGMSGIAPVLAGAHLEDLKEAQQ, translated from the coding sequence ATGGCTACAATTCATGTAGACGGCAAAGAATACGAGGTCAACGGAGCGGACAATCTGCTGGAAGCTTGTCTGTCTCTGGGTCTTGATATTCCTTACTTTTGCTGGCATCCGGCGCTGGGAAGCGTCGGTGCTTGCCGCCAGTGTGCGGTGAAGCAGTACCAAAACGCGGAAGACACGCGTGGTCGCCTGGTGATGTCCTGTATGACACCGGCTTCCGATGGCACCTTTATTTCCATTGACGACGAAGAAGCGAAACAGTTCCGTGAAAGTGTGGTCGAGTGGTTAATGACTAACCACCCGCACGACTGTCCGGTATGTGAAGAGGGCGGTAACTGCCATCTTCAGGATATGACCGTGATGACCGGACACAGCTTCCGTCGCTACCGTTTCACCAAACGTACCCACCGCAATCAGGATCTGGGGCCGTTCATCTCCCACGAAATGAACCGCTGCATCGCCTGTTACCGCTGTGTGCGTTACTACAAAGATTACGCTGACGGTACGGATCTGGGCGTTTATGGCGCACACGACAACGTCTACTTCGGTCGCCCTGAAGACGGCACCCTGGAAAGCGAATTTTCCGGTAACCTGGTCGAAATTTGCCCGACTGGCGTATTTACCGACAAAACGCACTCCGAGCGTTACAACCGTAAATGGGATATGCAGTTTGCGCCGAGCATCTGCCAGCAATGTTCCATCGGCTGTAACATCAGCCCCGGCGAACGTTACGGCGAACTGCGTCGTATCGAAAACCGTTACAACGGTACGGTAAACCACTACTTCCTCTGCGACCGTGGTCGTTTCGGTTACGGCTACGTCAACCTGAAAGATCGTCCGCGTCAGCCAGTACAGCGTCGTGGCGATGATTTCATCACCCTTAACGCCGAACAGGCAATGCAGGGCGCAGCAGATATTCTGCGTCAGTCGAAGAAAGTGATCGGCATCGGTTCTCCGCGAGCCAGCGTAGAAAGCAACTTTGCGCTGCGTGAGCTGGTGGGCGAAGAAAACTTCTATACCGGTATTGCTCACGGTGAGCAGGAACGTCTGCAACTGGCGCTGAAAGTACTGCGTGAAGGCGGCATTTATACTCCTGCTCTGCGCGAAATCGAATCTTACGATGCGGTACTGGTGCTGGGCGAAGACGTTACCCAAACCGGCGCGCGCGTCGCGCTGGCAGTGCGTCAGGCGGTGAAAGGTAAAGCGCGCGAAATGGCGGCAGCACAGAAAGTGGCTGACTGGCAGATTGCGGCAATCCTCAACATCGGCCAACGTGCGAAGCATCCGCTGTTTGTTACCAACGTTGATGACACCCGTCTGGATGATATCGCGGCGTGGACTTACCGTGCACCGGTTGAAGATCAGGCGCGTTTAGGATTTGCCATCGCCCATGCGCTGGATAACTCCGCGCCAGCGGTTGACGGTATCGAGCCTGAGCTGCAAAGCAAAATCGACGTCATCGTACAGGCACTGGCTGGTGCGAAGAAACCGTTGATTATCTCCGGGACGAACGCCGGTAGCACAGAAGTGATTCAGGCGGCGGCTAACGTGGCGAAAGCCCTGAAAGGTCGCGGCGCTGACGTAGGTATCACCATGATTGCCCGTTCCGTCAACAGCATGGGGCTGGGCATTATGGGGGGCGGTTCGCTGGAAGAAGCGTTAACCGAACTGGAAACCGGACGCGCCGACGCGGTGGTGGTGCTGGAAAACGATCTGCATCGTCACGCTTCCGCAACCCGCGTGAATGCTGCGCTGGCTAAAGCGCCACTGGTGATGGTGGTTGACCATCAACGCACAGCGATTATGAAAAACGCCCATCTGGTGCTTTCCGCCGCCAGCTTTGCTGAAAGCGACGGTACGGTTATCAACAACGAAGGTCGCGCTCAACGTTTCTTCCAGGTTTACGACCCGTCCTATTACGACAGCAAAACGGTCATGCTGGAAAGCTGGCGCTGGCTGCACTCGCTGCACAGCACCTTGCTGAGCCGTGAAGTGGACTGGACACAGCTCGACCATGTAATTGACGCTGTTGTGGCGAAAATCCCGGAACTGGCGGGTATCAAAGATGCTGCGCCGGATGCGACATTCCGTATTCGTGGGCAGAAACTGGCCCGTGAACCGCACCGTTACAGCGGTCGTACCGCCATGCGCGCCAATATCAGCGTTCATGAGCCGCGTCAGCCGCAGGATATTGACACCATGTTCACCTTCTCGATGGAAGGTAACAACCAGCCGACCGCGCACCGTTCGCAAGTGCCGTTTGCCTGGGCACCGGGCTGGAACTCCCCGCAGGCGTGGAACAAATTCCAGGACGAAGTGGGCGGCAAACTGCGCTTTGGCGATCCGGGTGTGCGTCTGTTTGAAACCAGCGAAAACAGTCTGGATTACTTCACCAGCGTACCGGCTCGCTTCCAGCCGCAGGAAGGGAAATGGCGTATCGCGCCGTACTACCACCTGTTTGGCAGCGATGAACTGTCACAGCGTGCTCCGGTCTTCCAGAGCCGTATGCCGCAGCCGTACATCAAACTTAACCCGGCAGATGCCGCGAAGTTGGGTGTGAACGCGGGTACACGCGTCTCCTTTAGTTACGATGGCAACACGGTCACGTTGCCGGTTGAAATCGCCGAAGGGCTGACGGCAGGGCAGGTGGGCTTGCCGATGGGGATGTCCGGCATTGCTCCAGTGCTGGCTGGCGCGCATCTTGAGGATCTCAAGGAGGCACAACAATGA
- the nuoJ gene encoding NADH-quinone oxidoreductase subunit J, producing MEFAFYICGLIAILATLRVITHTNPVHALLYLIISLLAISGVFFSLGAYFAGALEIIVYAGAIMVLFVFVVMMLNLGGSEIEQERQWLKPQVWIGPAILSAIMLVVIVYAILGVNDQGIDGTPISAKAVGITLFGPYVLAVELASMLLLAGLVVAFHVGREERAGEVLSNRKDDSAKRKTEERA from the coding sequence ATGGAGTTCGCTTTTTATATCTGTGGCCTGATAGCCATACTTGCGACCTTGCGAGTGATCACCCATACCAATCCGGTACACGCACTGCTGTACCTGATTATTTCGCTGCTGGCGATTTCCGGGGTGTTCTTCTCACTGGGCGCTTATTTCGCTGGTGCGCTGGAAATTATCGTCTACGCGGGTGCCATTATGGTGCTGTTCGTGTTCGTGGTGATGATGCTCAACCTGGGCGGTTCAGAAATCGAACAGGAACGCCAGTGGCTGAAACCGCAGGTGTGGATTGGTCCGGCAATTTTGTCGGCCATCATGCTGGTGGTGATTGTTTACGCCATTCTCGGTGTTAACGATCAGGGTATCGACGGTACGCCAATCAGTGCTAAAGCAGTGGGTATTACGCTGTTCGGGCCTTACGTACTGGCGGTGGAACTGGCTTCTATGCTGCTGCTGGCTGGTCTGGTTGTGGCCTTCCACGTCGGTCGTGAAGAGCGTGCGGGTGAAGTGCTGAGCAATCGTAAAGACGACAGCGCGAAAAGAAAAACGGAGGAGCGCGCATGA
- the nuoM gene encoding NADH-quinone oxidoreductase subunit M: MLLPWLILIPFIGGFLCWQTERFGVKVPRWIALITMGLTLALSLQLWLQGGYSLTQSAGIPQWQSEFDMPWIPRFGISIHLAIDGLSLLMVVLTGLLGVLAVLCSWNEIEKYQGFFHLNLMWILGGVIGVFLAIDMFLFFFFWEMMLVPMYFLIALWGHKASDGKTRITAATKFFIYTQASGLVMLIAILALVFVHYNATGVWTFNYEELLNTPMSSGVEYLLMLGFFIAFAVKMPVVPLHGWLPDAHSQAPTAGSVDLAGILLKTAAYGLLRFSLPLFPNASAEFAPIAMWLGVIGIFYGAWMAFAQTDIKRLIAYTSVSHMGFVLIAIYTGSQLAYQGAVIQMIAHGLSAAGLFILCGQLYERIHTRDMRMMGGLWSKMKWLPALSLFFAVATLGMPGTGNFVGEFMILFGSFQVVPVITVISTFGLVFASVYSLAMLHRAYFGKAKSQIASQELPGMSLRELFMILLLVVLLVLLGFYPQPILDTSHSAIGNIQQWFVNSVTTTRP, translated from the coding sequence ATGTTATTACCCTGGTTAATACTAATCCCCTTTATCGGCGGCTTCCTGTGCTGGCAGACCGAACGCTTTGGCGTCAAGGTGCCGCGCTGGATCGCGCTGATCACCATGGGATTGACGCTGGCGCTGTCGCTGCAACTGTGGTTGCAGGGCGGTTATTCACTGACGCAATCCGCCGGAATTCCACAGTGGCAGTCTGAATTCGACATGCCGTGGATCCCGCGTTTTGGAATCTCTATCCATCTCGCCATTGATGGTCTGTCGCTGCTGATGGTCGTCCTGACCGGTCTGCTCGGCGTGCTGGCGGTACTTTGCTCGTGGAATGAGATCGAAAAATATCAGGGCTTCTTCCACCTCAACCTGATGTGGATCCTGGGCGGCGTTATCGGCGTGTTCCTTGCCATCGACATGTTCCTGTTCTTCTTCTTCTGGGAAATGATGCTGGTGCCGATGTACTTCCTGATCGCACTGTGGGGGCATAAAGCCTCTGACGGTAAAACGCGTATCACGGCGGCAACCAAGTTCTTCATTTACACCCAGGCGAGTGGTCTGGTGATGTTGATCGCCATCCTGGCGCTGGTTTTTGTTCACTACAATGCGACTGGCGTCTGGACCTTCAACTATGAAGAGCTGCTGAATACGCCGATGTCCAGTGGTGTGGAATATCTGTTGATGCTGGGCTTCTTCATCGCCTTTGCGGTGAAAATGCCGGTGGTTCCGTTGCATGGCTGGCTACCGGATGCGCACTCCCAGGCACCGACCGCCGGTTCCGTTGACCTCGCGGGGATCTTGCTGAAAACCGCTGCTTACGGTCTGCTGCGTTTCTCCCTGCCGCTGTTCCCGAACGCGTCGGCAGAGTTTGCGCCAATCGCTATGTGGCTGGGTGTTATCGGCATTTTCTACGGTGCGTGGATGGCCTTCGCTCAGACCGATATCAAACGTCTGATCGCCTACACCTCGGTTTCCCACATGGGCTTCGTGCTGATTGCTATCTACACCGGCAGCCAGTTGGCCTACCAGGGCGCGGTAATTCAGATGATTGCGCACGGCTTGTCGGCGGCGGGTCTGTTTATTCTCTGCGGTCAGCTCTATGAACGTATCCATACCCGCGACATGCGCATGATGGGCGGTCTGTGGAGCAAAATGAAATGGCTGCCAGCACTGTCGCTGTTCTTTGCGGTGGCAACGCTTGGGATGCCAGGCACCGGTAACTTCGTCGGCGAATTTATGATTCTGTTCGGCAGCTTCCAGGTTGTGCCGGTGATTACCGTTATCTCTACCTTTGGGCTGGTCTTTGCATCTGTTTATTCGCTGGCGATGTTGCATCGCGCTTACTTCGGTAAAGCGAAAAGCCAGATTGCCAGCCAGGAACTGCCAGGGATGTCGCTGCGTGAGCTGTTTATGATCCTGTTGCTGGTGGTGCTGCTGGTACTGCTGGGCTTCTATCCGCAGCCGATTCTGGATACCTCGCACTCCGCGATTGGCAATATCCAGCAGTGGTTTGTTAATTCCGTTACTACTACAAGGCCGTAA
- the nuoK gene encoding NADH-quinone oxidoreductase subunit NuoK yields the protein MIPLQHGLILAAILFVLGLTGLVIRRNLLFMLIGLEIMINASALAFVVAGSYWGQTDGQVMYILAISLAAAEASIGLALLLQLHRRRQNLNIDSVSEMRG from the coding sequence ATGATCCCCTTACAACATGGACTGATCCTCGCGGCAATCTTATTCGTTCTTGGCTTAACCGGTCTGGTTATCCGTCGCAATCTGCTGTTTATGCTGATTGGTCTGGAAATCATGATTAACGCCTCCGCGCTGGCCTTTGTGGTCGCCGGTAGCTACTGGGGCCAGACCGACGGTCAGGTGATGTACATTCTCGCCATCAGCCTCGCGGCGGCAGAAGCGAGTATCGGCCTTGCGCTGCTGCTGCAACTTCACCGTCGTCGCCAGAACCTGAACATCGATTCAGTAAGTGAGATGCGCGGATGA
- the nuoH gene encoding NADH-quinone oxidoreductase subunit NuoH: protein MSWLSPELIEILLTILKAVVILLVVVTCGAFMSFGERRLLGLFQNRYGPNRVGWGGSLQLVADMIKMFFKEDWIPKFSDRVIFTLAPMIAFTSLLLAFAIVPVSPGWVVADLNIGILFFLMMAGLAVYAVLFAGWSSNNKYSLLGAMRASAQTLSYEVFLGLSLMGVVAQAGSFNMTDIVNSQAHVWNVIPQFFGFITFAIAGVAVCHRHPFDQPEAEQELADGYHIEYSGMKFGLFFVGEYIGIVTISALMVTLFFGGWQGPLLPPFIWFALKTAFFMMMFILIRASLPRPRYDQVMSFGWKICLPLTLINLLVTAAVILWQAQ, encoded by the coding sequence ATGAGTTGGTTATCACCGGAACTGATTGAGATCCTGCTGACCATCCTCAAAGCGGTGGTGATCCTGCTGGTGGTTGTCACCTGCGGGGCATTCATGAGCTTTGGCGAACGTCGCCTGCTGGGTCTGTTCCAGAACCGTTACGGACCTAACCGTGTTGGCTGGGGCGGTTCGCTCCAGCTGGTCGCGGACATGATCAAAATGTTCTTTAAAGAAGACTGGATCCCGAAATTCTCGGATCGCGTCATCTTTACTCTGGCGCCAATGATTGCCTTTACCTCGCTGCTGCTGGCCTTTGCGATTGTGCCAGTCAGTCCGGGTTGGGTGGTTGCCGACCTGAACATCGGGATTTTGTTCTTCCTGATGATGGCAGGTCTGGCGGTTTACGCGGTGCTGTTTGCGGGCTGGTCAAGTAACAACAAATACTCTCTGCTGGGTGCGATGCGTGCTTCTGCACAGACTCTGAGCTACGAAGTGTTCCTTGGGCTTTCTCTGATGGGCGTGGTGGCGCAGGCCGGTTCATTCAACATGACCGACATCGTCAACAGCCAGGCGCATGTGTGGAACGTCATCCCGCAATTCTTTGGTTTTATTACCTTTGCCATCGCGGGCGTGGCGGTGTGTCACCGTCACCCGTTTGACCAGCCGGAAGCCGAGCAGGAACTGGCGGATGGTTACCACATTGAATATTCCGGTATGAAATTCGGTCTGTTCTTCGTGGGTGAATACATCGGGATTGTGACCATCTCTGCACTGATGGTGACGCTGTTCTTCGGTGGCTGGCAAGGCCCGTTGTTACCGCCATTCATCTGGTTCGCGCTGAAAACCGCGTTCTTTATGATGATGTTCATTTTGATTCGTGCGTCGTTACCGCGTCCGCGTTATGACCAGGTAATGTCCTTCGGCTGGAAAATCTGCCTGCCGCTGACGCTGATCAACTTGCTGGTAACGGCGGCTGTCATTCTCTGGCAGGCGCAATAA
- the nuoF gene encoding NADH-quinone oxidoreductase subunit NuoF, with translation MKNIIRTPETHPLTWRLRDDKQPVWLDEYRSKNGYEGARKALTGLSPDEIVTQVKDSGLKGRGGAGFSTGLKWSLMPKDESMNIRYLLCNADEMEPGTYKDRLLMEQLPHLLVEGMLISAFALKAYRGYIFLRGEYIEAAVNLRRAIAEATEAGLLGKNIMGTGFDFELFVHTGAGRYICGEETALINSLEGRRANPRSKPPFPATSGAWGKPTCVNNVETLCNVPAILANGVEWYQNISKSKDAGTKLMGFSGRVKNPGLWELPFGTTAREILEDYAGGMRDGLKFKAWQPGGAGTDFLTEAHLDLPMEFESIGKAGSRLGTALAMAVDHEINMVSLVRNLEEFFARESCGWCTPCRDGLPWSVKILRALERGEGQPGDIETLEQLCRFLGPGKTFCAHAPGAVEPLQSAIKYFREEFEAGIKQPFSNTHLINGIQPNLLKERW, from the coding sequence ATGAAAAACATTATCCGTACTCCCGAAACGCATCCGCTGACCTGGCGTCTGCGTGATGATAAACAGCCAGTGTGGCTGGATGAATACCGCAGCAAAAACGGTTACGAAGGGGCGCGTAAGGCGCTGACCGGACTTTCTCCGGACGAAATCGTTACTCAGGTAAAAGACTCCGGCCTGAAAGGGCGCGGCGGTGCAGGCTTTTCTACAGGCCTGAAGTGGAGCCTGATGCCGAAAGACGAATCCATGAACATCCGTTACCTGCTGTGTAACGCCGATGAAATGGAGCCGGGCACCTATAAAGACCGCCTGCTGATGGAACAACTGCCGCACCTGCTGGTGGAAGGTATGCTCATCTCCGCGTTTGCGCTGAAAGCTTACCGTGGCTACATCTTCCTGCGTGGCGAATATATTGAAGCAGCAGTGAATCTGCGCCGTGCCATTGCTGAAGCGACCGAAGCAGGTCTGCTTGGCAAAAACATTATGGGAACAGGTTTTGATTTTGAACTGTTTGTCCATACCGGGGCAGGGCGCTACATCTGCGGTGAAGAAACAGCGTTAATCAACTCCCTGGAAGGGCGTCGCGCTAACCCGCGTTCAAAACCGCCATTCCCGGCAACCTCCGGCGCATGGGGTAAACCGACCTGCGTCAACAACGTCGAAACCCTGTGTAACGTTCCGGCAATCCTTGCTAACGGCGTGGAGTGGTATCAGAACATCTCGAAAAGTAAAGATGCTGGCACCAAGCTGATGGGTTTCTCCGGTCGGGTGAAAAATCCGGGTCTGTGGGAACTGCCGTTCGGCACTACCGCACGCGAGATCCTCGAAGATTACGCCGGTGGTATGCGTGACGGCTTGAAATTCAAAGCCTGGCAGCCAGGCGGCGCGGGCACCGACTTCCTGACCGAAGCGCACCTTGACCTGCCGATGGAATTCGAAAGCATCGGTAAAGCGGGCAGCCGTCTGGGTACGGCGCTGGCGATGGCGGTTGACCATGAGATTAACATGGTGTCGCTGGTGCGTAACCTGGAAGAGTTTTTCGCCCGTGAATCTTGCGGCTGGTGTACACCGTGCCGTGACGGTCTACCGTGGAGCGTGAAAATTCTGCGTGCGCTGGAGCGGGGCGAAGGTCAGCCGGGAGATATCGAAACACTTGAGCAACTGTGTCGATTCTTAGGCCCGGGTAAAACCTTCTGTGCCCACGCACCTGGTGCGGTGGAGCCGTTACAGAGCGCCATCAAATATTTCCGCGAAGAATTTGAAGCGGGAATCAAACAGCCGTTCAGCAATACCCATTTGATTAATGGGATTCAGCCGAACCTGCTGAAAGAGCGCTGGTAA
- the nuoE gene encoding NADH-quinone oxidoreductase subunit NuoE, translating to MHENQQPQTEAFELSAAEREAIEHEMHHYEDPRAASIEALKIVQKQRGWVPDGAIHAIADVLGIPASDVEGVATFYSQIFRQPVGRHVIRYCDSVVCHINGYQGIQAALEKKLNIKPGQTTFDGRFTLLPTCCLGNCDKGPNMMIDEDTHAHLTPEAIPELLERYK from the coding sequence ATGCACGAGAATCAACAACCACAAACTGAGGCTTTTGAGCTGAGTGCGGCAGAGCGTGAAGCGATTGAGCACGAGATGCACCACTACGAAGACCCGCGTGCGGCGTCCATTGAAGCCCTGAAGATCGTTCAGAAACAGCGTGGCTGGGTGCCGGACGGTGCGATCCACGCGATCGCTGACGTTCTGGGTATTCCGGCGAGCGATGTCGAAGGCGTGGCAACATTCTACAGCCAGATCTTCCGCCAGCCGGTTGGTCGCCATGTGATCCGTTATTGCGACAGCGTGGTCTGTCACATCAACGGTTACCAGGGCATTCAGGCGGCGCTGGAGAAAAAACTGAACATCAAACCAGGGCAAACGACGTTTGACGGCCGCTTTACGCTGCTGCCAACCTGCTGCCTGGGGAACTGTGATAAAGGGCCAAACATGATGATCGATGAGGATACTCACGCGCATCTGACCCCGGAAGCGATCCCTGAACTGCTGGAGCGGTATAAATGA
- the nuoL gene encoding NADH-quinone oxidoreductase subunit L → MNMLALTIILPLIGFVLLAFSRGRWSENVSAIVGVGSVGLAALVTAFIGVDFFANGEQAYSQPLWTWMSVGDFNIGFNLVLDGLSLTMLSVVTGVGFLIHMYASWYMRGEEGYSRFFAYTNLFIASMVVLVLADNLLLMYLGWEGVGLCSYLLIGFYYTDPKNGAAAMKAFVVTRVGDVFLAFALFILYNELGTLNFREMVELAPAHFADGNNMLMWATLMLLGGAVGKSAQLPLQTWLADAMAGPTPVSALIHAATMVTAGVYLIARTHGLFLMTPEVLHLVGIVGAVTLLLAGFAALVQTDIKRVLAYSTMSQIGYMFLALGVQAWDAAIFHLMTHAFFKALLFLASGSVILACHHEQNIFKMGGLRKSIPLVYLCFLVGGAALSALPLVTAGFFSKDEILAGAMANGHINLMVAGLVGAFMTSLYTFRMIFIVFHGKEQIHAHAVKGVTHSLPLIVLLILSTFVGALIVPPLQGVLPQTTELAHGSMLTLEITSGVVAVVGILLAAWLWLGKRTLVTSIANSAPGRLLGTWWYNAWGFDWLYDKVFVKPFLGIAWLLKRDPLNSMMNIPAVLSRFAGKGLLLSENGYLRWYVASMSIGAVVVLALLMVLR, encoded by the coding sequence ATGAACATGCTTGCCTTAACCATTATTTTGCCATTGATTGGCTTCGTCCTGCTGGCGTTCTCCCGTGGACGCTGGTCTGAAAACGTCTCTGCGATCGTTGGCGTTGGCTCTGTGGGCCTGGCGGCGCTGGTGACCGCTTTTATCGGCGTCGATTTCTTCGCTAACGGCGAGCAGGCTTACAGCCAGCCGCTGTGGACGTGGATGTCGGTAGGCGACTTTAACATTGGTTTCAACCTGGTGCTGGACGGCCTGTCGCTGACTATGCTCTCGGTGGTTACCGGTGTGGGTTTCCTGATCCACATGTACGCTTCCTGGTATATGCGCGGTGAAGAGGGATACTCCCGCTTCTTCGCCTACACCAACCTGTTCATCGCCAGCATGGTGGTTCTGGTTCTCGCCGACAACCTGCTGCTGATGTACCTCGGCTGGGAAGGCGTGGGTCTGTGCTCCTATCTGCTGATCGGTTTCTACTACACCGATCCGAAGAATGGCGCAGCGGCAATGAAAGCGTTCGTCGTGACCCGTGTGGGTGACGTGTTCCTCGCTTTCGCGCTGTTCATTCTTTACAACGAACTGGGCACCCTGAACTTCCGCGAAATGGTGGAACTGGCACCAGCGCACTTTGCTGACGGCAATAACATGCTGATGTGGGCGACGCTGATGCTGCTGGGCGGTGCGGTCGGTAAATCTGCGCAGTTGCCGTTGCAGACATGGCTTGCCGACGCGATGGCTGGCCCGACGCCAGTCTCCGCGCTGATCCACGCCGCAACGATGGTAACAGCCGGTGTCTACCTGATCGCTCGTACCCACGGCCTGTTCCTGATGACCCCGGAAGTTCTGCATCTGGTGGGTATCGTGGGTGCGGTTACGCTGCTGCTGGCAGGCTTTGCCGCTCTGGTACAAACTGACATCAAACGTGTTCTCGCTTACTCCACCATGAGCCAGATTGGTTACATGTTCCTCGCGCTTGGCGTACAGGCATGGGATGCGGCGATTTTCCACTTGATGACCCACGCATTCTTTAAAGCGTTGCTGTTCCTGGCATCCGGTTCCGTCATTCTGGCCTGCCATCACGAACAGAACATCTTCAAGATGGGCGGTCTGCGTAAATCTATTCCACTGGTTTATCTCTGCTTCCTGGTGGGCGGCGCGGCACTGTCGGCACTGCCGCTGGTCACTGCGGGCTTCTTCAGTAAGGATGAGATCCTCGCGGGTGCGATGGCGAATGGTCATATCAATCTGATGGTGGCAGGTCTGGTCGGTGCGTTTATGACCTCGCTTTACACCTTCCGTATGATTTTCATCGTCTTCCACGGAAAAGAACAAATTCACGCTCACGCCGTGAAAGGGGTAACTCACAGCCTGCCGCTGATTGTGCTGCTGATCCTTTCCACCTTCGTTGGCGCACTGATTGTACCGCCGCTGCAGGGCGTGCTTCCGCAAACGACGGAACTGGCGCACGGCAGTATGTTGACCCTGGAAATTACCTCTGGCGTGGTTGCGGTCGTCGGCATTCTGCTGGCTGCCTGGCTGTGGCTGGGTAAACGTACTCTGGTGACCTCCATCGCCAACAGTGCGCCGGGTCGCCTGCTGGGAACCTGGTGGTACAACGCCTGGGGCTTTGACTGGCTGTACGACAAAGTGTTCGTCAAGCCGTTCCTGGGTATTGCCTGGTTGCTGAAACGCGATCCGCTGAACTCAATGATGAACATCCCGGCTGTCCTTTCCCGCTTTGCAGGTAAAGGCCTGCTGTTAAGCGAGAATGGCTACCTGCGCTGGTATGTGGCATCCATGAGCATCGGTGCGGTCGTGGTGCTGGCACTGTTGATGGTACTGCGTTGA
- the nuoI gene encoding NADH-quinone oxidoreductase subunit NuoI, with protein sequence MTLKELLVGFGTQVRSIWMIGLHAFAKRETRMYPEEPVYLPPRYRGRIVLTRDPDGEERCVACNLCAVACPVGCISLQKAETKDGRWYPEFFRINFSRCIFCGLCEEACPTTAIQLTPDFEMGEYKRQDLVYEKEDLLISGPGKYPEYNFYRMAGMAIDGKDKGEAENEAKPIDVKSLLP encoded by the coding sequence ATGACCTTAAAAGAATTGTTAGTAGGTTTCGGCACCCAGGTTCGTAGTATCTGGATGATCGGCCTGCACGCGTTCGCCAAACGCGAAACGCGAATGTACCCGGAAGAGCCGGTCTATCTGCCGCCCCGTTATCGTGGTCGTATCGTTCTGACCCGCGACCCGGACGGCGAAGAGCGTTGCGTAGCCTGTAACCTCTGCGCGGTAGCCTGCCCGGTCGGCTGTATCTCGCTGCAAAAAGCAGAAACCAAAGACGGTCGCTGGTATCCGGAATTTTTCCGCATCAACTTCTCACGCTGCATTTTCTGTGGTCTGTGCGAAGAAGCCTGTCCGACCACGGCGATCCAGTTAACCCCGGATTTCGAAATGGGGGAATACAAACGCCAGGATCTGGTTTACGAGAAAGAGGATCTGCTGATCTCCGGTCCGGGCAAATACCCGGAATATAACTTCTACCGGATGGCAGGTATGGCAATCGACGGCAAAGATAAGGGCGAAGCAGAAAACGAAGCCAAGCCTATCGACGTCAAGAGCCTGTTACCGTAA